A region from the Rhinoderma darwinii isolate aRhiDar2 chromosome 2, aRhiDar2.hap1, whole genome shotgun sequence genome encodes:
- the LOC142741045 gene encoding cyclin-dependent kinase 5 activator 1-like: protein MGKAFSCCKLVPDVKSKVRVSRHEDTQKTKKGKNHHEPSNSCKYSITPVISADLKETLTTTKPPSVKMDSEYPVLKDQVSTQEQQIFNVPQRIILHTYTKKILKCLADFVCRRCFQLYHLSPIDVVEWITSIDRQLLLQGWQGQGFLTSGTVVFLYMLCRDVISSEIRNEKELKATLLTCLYVSYCYMGHQISYPLGPFLVDGRKETFWYQCLSIIAHMSSKMMRLNTDPKYYSQMFVSLRAEGRQANENLLMSGLPGMMAREESSHGSYYTLYL from the coding sequence ATGGGGAAAGCTTTCAGCTGCTGCAAGCTGGTTCCCGATGTAAAGAGCAAAGTAAGAGTGAGCCGCCATGAAGACACACAGAAAACAAAGAAAGGAAAAAACCACCACGAACCAAGTAACAGTTGCAAGTATAGTATTACTCCAGTCATCAGTGCTGATCTGAAGGAGACTCTGACAACTACTAAGCCACCAAGCGTCAAGATGGACTCAGAATATCCAGTCCTCAAAGATCAAGTGTCCACTCAAGAGCAACAAATATTTAATGTTCCACAGCGCATCATACTACACACATACACCAAGAAGATCCTAAAATGCTTAGCAGACTTTGTGTGCCGGAGATGCTTCCAGCTGTACCACCTTTCCCCAATAGATGTAGTAGAGTGGATAACAAGCAtagacagacaacttctccttcaaGGATGGCAGGGCCAAGGATTTTTAACATCAGGCACTGTGGTGTTCCTGTACATGCTTTGCCGAGATGTCATCTCTTCCGAGATAAGAAATGAGAAAGAACTAAAGGCAACCTTGTTAACATGCTTGTATGTGTCATATTGCTATATGGGACACCAGATCTCCTACCCACTAGGTCCCTTCCTGGTAGACGGCAGAAAGGAGACCTTTTGGTACCAATGTCTGTCCATCATTGCTCACATGAGCTCAAAGATGATGCGTCTCAATACTGACCCAAAGTATTACAGTCAGATGTTTGTGAGCCTTAGAGCTGAAGGAAGACAAGCAAACGAAAATCTTCTGATGAGTGGACTACCTGGAATGATGGCCAGAGAGGAAAGTTCACACGGATCATACTACACTTTATATCTCTGA